The genome window ATCTCCACGTACATCACTaaaaatcacatgaaatctgTAAAATGACGAATGGCCCCTAACGTTTCACCACTTCCCCCCGGTAAACCATAAATATTTACACGAAAAGAACGAGCATGCTGTCCAAATACCTCCTCGCTTGCCCATTAACTTTCGAGCCATTGGACTCCTGTCCATTATCCTCATCACTGAAAGCCGACACATGTTCAACAATCGGTGACAACCGATCCGCCCCATCACTTCCCTTGGCGTCCCGACAGCTCGAGCCGGCATTACCATCATCCAAATCAGCATCCAATAACTGATCGTTGACCTGAATTTTCACGACAGCATCGACAGGATAATGCCCATTATCACTGGACGATGAGTTTCCGGGTTGTCCGCTCTTTCCATTAGAGTCGGTCCCTTCAGTGATCGGCTCGTCGCATGTCGAGCACAATCCTGGATCCTCGTCTTCGCACCGGAAGCAGATCAAGTCAGTCTCGTCATGAGTATTTAGATTGCAATGGGGGCAGTGGCAGTCGCATTCGTCGCATATTTTCGCCCTGTCCTCCTCTATGTACCTgtcgaatttttattgttcaacGAGATGAATCGAAtggtgttttttttcattttaaagctTGAAATCAATCGATCCCATGTCATTGACCATTGAAACCCTTTTATTTACCTTCCCTCTATATTTTTACccgcgatgaaaaaaaagtatgtGGGGATGAGGTACAATGGAActctttttatttgaattggtATACTGGCAACagagatatgaaaaaaaatttaatggaaaataaaatcatttttatacgTGTCCATTTTACTCCACCcccattattaaaaaatataaattggattTATTTCATGCGCAAAAAAAGTGTCACTTTAACAGTGGGAAAAAAGTGAGAAATCCTCCTCTCTCCTCCACATAAAATGGCAGAcgagagaatttattttatttattgcataATCGCATTGCCACTACGTCTTCATTAAGAATGTACCTGTCGAATCTGCTGGAGGGGGTGTGGGGTCTGTAGGAGCAGGCGCGTGCCTCCAGGTCACACTGGATACAGAGGAGAAGATTAGATTTACTTCCCGGATGAGACGAGAATCCATTGCATGTGCCAATCTCACTGGCGTTATCGCTCTCGAAGAATCGCTGACTGGGACTGCCTATCGATAGTCCACAGGGCGTTGTCGGGGCTGTGATGGCTCTGGTCTCGTCGAGGTATCTCGACATCTTGTCCATTCTGTCTGGTCTCAACTCGCCGCGATCATCACGCGGCCGAATTTCTCGTTAAATGATGGACTCACGATTGCGTTCATTGTCTTCTATACTTGACGTAGAACTTGCACCACATATCTCCATCTCAATGGCAGCTAATCTGTGCTCAACTTCCCACTGTTGCTGGTTAAGTTTTACGGTCATGGATGCATTCTCGGTTTCCAGACAGATTAACCGCTCTCGGAGACGCTTTATCTCGGCGAGAAGGGCTTCGTGACTGCTCACAGCTAGAACCGGGGTTACTGCACCCTCGGACACTAGTTGAGTCATACTGTTGCAGGTCATTCCTACGTTAAAGGGGACAGACAATGGATATAATTTTACATCACCTGGAATTACGTTGAAGAGACTTTttgctgtattttttttattgagggtGTCGCCGGCTGAAGGATGATAGTAATAGCGATTGGTTATGGGCCTCTAAGACTCAAGGGAACAACTGAAGTCTTatcttttcactgaaaaattgcCCGTCTCGGCTACAACTCACGGAGAAAATAGTACATCTGTCCGGGGAGAAATTCCGAATGAATTGCTGAGGGACAACACAAAGTCCCTAATAAATCTGCGGAGGAGGATAATGACAGATCGAGAAAAGTCGTctcaataaagaaaaaatcgataattagGTCTGAGTCGAGTcaacaaatgaaattaatcgaCAGCTCGGATATCAAAGTTTGATGATGAACCTGAAAATTAGCCCGACATTTTTTACTTCTCTTCCATTCGAGAAGTTTCATCATTTTCCTGTGTGATCCTCTCACCTGAATGGGTAGACTGTTTTCCAATGGATAATTGAGTCGCAGTGGATCGGGGAGCTCGTGTCGTATGATCCTCACTACTCCTCCCACTGCTGGTGGCACTCATCGGACTATCGGCACTTCTACTGGGTGCTGTTGGAGCACCAATAACAGGTGCACCCTCGGTATCAGCGGACCTCAATCCGTGAATCGAGGAACCTGTTATTGGGCTCGGACTGGGGGAGAAGAGTGAACGTGCGGTTCGTAATTCCAACGGTGATATCCACATCTCGTCCAGGGGCACTCGACCCCGAGACTCTATCAATCCCGGAGTGCTCTGGCTTCGGCCCATCGCAGCTGTGCAtgaaatgatgattttttgaatttttaaaacattgcTGTGACCCCCATAAAGAAATAATATTggttgttttattatttttcgctGTGTAATATATTGTATCATAtagaataaaagaataaaCTATTGATTAATTGTTCACTAACGTGCAATgcaaaaaattacctttctcAAGTGGTGCTCTTTTGTACTTTTCCAGTCTCTTAACAGCTATCGACTCGAGCCTCACTCTGGCTGCAGGATATTCCTTGAGCACATCCCACATGTCCTTCTTTTTTAACACGAAGAGATCAGAGTAACCGACGGATCGTACACTTGCTGTACGTCGATTACCTGCGACGATGTAGCCATTTAATGGTTATCGCGTTAATTAAAcaacattgaataaaaatcttgAGGAAAGTCTACGAATTATGTACATTTTGCCTTAACTAATAGCTGatttaataatttgtttttaattttttctttgttaaATTCTTGCTATTTGTTTCAAAGGAATTCAACAAAGAAATGGAGGTGCGTAGTTCCACTGAAAAAACAAAGTTATTTTCGACGTACGTCTTCTCTCATGTTAGATCAACATTGCGACAACgaatatttgaatttcatgCAGATTGTGCTGTAGACATTTATTAGACAATACAAAATGCCTGAATAGAATTAACGTGTCTGAATTTCAAACATGAATTGCGATGTTTAAGCATGTGCTCGAGAATTGCGACGCACTTTCATGCTATTCAGGGGTTTTTTAGtatctgaaaaatatttgcaaaaaGTGTCTTGAATTCAAATATTCGTTTTTGTTCGAAAAAGCACGTGGTTCGATAATTTTCAAGACCAAACACAAAAAGAATTTccttagaaaaaattttattcacctTGACAATgaggacaattttttaaaaagagaaaatcaaataatctGCTTCAGGGCCTCTTAAATTATCCACATCgttcagaaaaataaaatttgttttaatACTCATATTGTGCCCTTGATAATTCTCGAATTCCATGAATTTCCTGCTAGAGACGTACATCTCTGAAAACTCTTGTCTGGTCAGTGTAGCAGAGTGAATCGAGATAATTTAAAGAGGAAAGCAGCAGATCAGCTACTGGAAAATGTTTCACAAATTCTGAGCACAAAGAGACGCAGAAGTGTTCATCTGGAAGTTACCTGAAGTTAATTTAACTCATCTCACGTTTTCGCTTCACTCCTCAtacgtcaataaattattatcatctaACTTGTTATCATTGTTAAATTATCTTGGAATGCTCAACACTACTATAGCGGATGCAAAGTGTGATCCAAGTCTACTGTAGGCAGTCAAGAAGAAGCTAGTTCGATTATTATCAAGGTATCGTATAAAATGAAGCGGTGGGTCTATTGTAGCAGCCAAAGTTGCCCAGTTTTACATTCTTTCGCATCACGTCATTATCAAAGATCAtgagataatttataaaaagagCTTGCACGCAAGAGAGAAGTCAATCAGAAACGATGGCGTCTAAAATTTCTGCAATAATTTAAATGtcctttttttctttgaaaagaGTGAATTCGAGGCTAGTATGattctaaaaataattcaactatttttcatgaagCGTAGCTGgtgaaattattctcattcaTGAAATGCTACTTAGTTCGTTAAAGAAAAGCCAAAATCGGGAGTCGAATGCAGCCTATTTTACAATTGAAAAGCgaaagaatttttatcgaaaccTTTTCTGTTGTAAatataaaatgttgaaataatgTCGGACTATTTTCGTTTTAGTTCACTGCTGAAACATCTCAGTGACGTTTATCTTGTAATTGAACAAATGAAAGAATGTGAGGAATGTACATGGCACATCAAATTGATTGATGATGATAAACTACTCAACGCTACAAACACTTTTTataatgattaaataaatgatgTATAGAAAATTGCACACAAGTTGTGCTAATTTATCTTggatgatggaaaaaaaatacagccgAGAGCGAGATGAAAGCGATAAAATTCTTATTAATTGGGATGCTTGTCAGACGTATTATTCACATGTTTAAGGGTAACTTGATAACATaaattatcgtaatttttatcgtattAAATAACACAAAAATGCGGGAGACAGAGGATTGTCTACTAATTATTACGAAGAAATTGGAGAATGTCAGGACAATTGtcacgaaaaataaatagtagTCAACAGTAATTTACTCTAAGGAAAACGATAATGCTGACAGTAATTAGAATAAAGGAattgtaaatataaaaatgaaagaagctgatgaaaattcataaGAAAAAATGGACATTCAGGGGCTCGCGTTGGTCAATGAACGAGTTGACATAAACAGTGAAATATACGTGAGAAGTGtgtaattgataaaatatggGCGGGTAACGGCTCTCACGGCTATTCATGACTGGCCACCTGGACTGCTCTTGGAATATTTACCGCACTCTTTACCTGCAGTCCCCATATTGAGAATGCTGATTTCCCCGAAGTACGAGCCAGCCTTTAGTGTTGCTAGCACTGTTTTTCCGTTGTCTGCGACCACTTGCAGACGGCCCCTGTTCACGATGTACATCTCCTTTCCCACCTCAcctgttaaaaaatatgaaattcttcCTTCACAAATTCGATCTCATCAAGGTGCCTGGCGGAAACATTATGATTTGACGTCATAATTTGCATGCAGCGAAACATTTAGTCAACATTATGGAGGAATTCACGTAATCCGTAATGGGCTGTCGTAATTTCTCCTGGAGGAGTAAAGCCTTATGAAAGCTTTGGACTTATTATgcctataaaataaaaaattctcgaaagttgaaatatttttatgaagctGGTGAGATATTACTACGATCCGTTCCGTAAAATCGCACAAtcgttgaggaaaaattgtgaaacgaCTTGTTGACCCTACAGCGCTGAGTCATTAATcggatgattaatttttacggaataaatCGTGGAATTTGAGTGGCAATTCGTGCAGGTTCACTGCCgactcatattttttattgaatttcatttctctcgGAAATTCTTTctgctatttttttattgacttctTCCctctcaatgaaaataattttttttctattattttccgCCGAGCAAACATATTTTAAATGGCGATATTCATTATCCCAGGCCATCATAATACcggaaaatttgataaaatactCACCCTTTCGACAGATGTAGTCCCCCGGTGAGAACAAGACAGGCCTCAACCTGAGTACCAATTCACATAGAAAACCAGCCTCCGTATTCTGAAATATCTCCACTCTCCTCAACGTATCCAAGTGCACATTAATCGCGATCTCTGCCTTGAGTTTGTCTGGAATGCAACGAATAACGAATGTTTGCTGGTGCTGACAGTGCGATGGGAGTACGGGTTctcgaaatttttgaaatagcGTCGAGCCAAGTGGCCGGTGTTATTTGTCAAGGAACAAGACATTGATCGACGATGCAGAACTTTAATCTACTCACCAGGTAGACAGCTCACAGCTCTCTCCTCGTCCGAGCACTTTTGCGTCAGCCACAAATAGTCAAACCACTTGATGACCTTGACCTGAAGATGATTAGGCACTCGACGCATTCGCATGTACGTCTTGACGCCATCAAGTTTAGCTGGAAGATCATAAATCACGGGTGAATTATTCAATGGAGTGGCTGGGGGAaggaattgattgattgagatACAATCGTGAATAGCAAGCCCTGAAATTCGTGAATGAACATTGATCCGATAGAAGAATAATTATCTTAcgaatttgatgaattatttaaagtgTACGAGAGGCTCAATGAAAAAGGCACTCTAatgtaattttatattttcaaaagaaaaCCTCGC of Diachasmimorpha longicaudata isolate KC_UGA_2023 chromosome 3, iyDiaLong2, whole genome shotgun sequence contains these proteins:
- the LOC135159967 gene encoding uncharacterized protein LOC135159967 — translated: MDKMSRYLDETRAITAPTTPCGLSIGSPSQRFFESDNASEIGTCNGFSSHPGSKSNLLLCIQCDLEARACSYRPHTPSSRFDRYIEEDRAKICDECDCHCPHCNLNTHDETDLICFRCEDEDPGLCSTCDEPITEGTDSNGKSGQPGNSSSSDNGHYPVDAVVKIQVNDQLLDADLDDGNAGSSCRDAKGSDGADRLSPIVEHVSAFSDEDNGQESNGSKVNGQARRYLDSMLVLFV